The genome window GCCTTGTGGGGGCAGAGGTCCAAAGGCAGTGAGAGTCTAAGTGTGAGGTGCAGTGGGCACCGGAAAGCACATGGCAGGGGGCTGTGAAGTTGCAAGGGAGGGTCCTGCTGGGTGGGGACGCTGGTGCTGGGCATCCTCTGCCCCAGACCTTGCCTGTTGGGTTGCACGCTATGCCCCACCCACTGGCAGCCAGGAGTGGGGCAGCCTCAGCAGGGAAGGGCTCATCTGAGCTGATGGTCAATGCCAGGCTCAAGCTGGACCCGGcattagcttcttttttttttttgagacggagtcttgctctgtagcgcgggctggagtgcagtggccggatctcagctcactgcaagctccgcctcccgggtttaggccattctcctgcctcagcctcccgagtagctgggactacaggcgcccgccacctcgcccggctagttttttgtatttttagtagagacggggtttcacggtgttagccaggatggtctcgatctcctgacctcgtgatccgcccgtctcggcctcccaaagtgctgggattacaggcttgagccaccacgcccggcctgacaTTAGCTTCAACATCAGACTCTCCCTGCCAGTTTCTGGCCTGAGTCCTAGGCCTGCCTCCCACTGCCAGGGAGACCAGAGGGCAAGGTGCTTGCCTGGTGGGGCTCTGGGGAGTCAGGAGAGGCGGAGAGTTGGCCAGGTTGACCCCACGGCACCTGCTCTTCAGCACCCCTGCAGCCCCTCCAGCTCTTGGTACCATCCTCCTGCTCACTTGCCAGCCAGCCTCCCTCAGCCAACACTGGGAGTGGATCGGGGTCTGTCCGCCTCCCAGAGGGCTATGGAGTCTCCTGGGGTACAGGTGTGAGAGCCCAAAGTTCCAGGCAGGAACAGGCCCAGGGACGGGGTGCCTGTGGTGTGGGTGCCCAGCAGCATCTGGGTGTCCAGAAAGGCAGGCAGGTGCAGCCAGAGGGCTTTGCCTGTGCTCAGCTCTCAGGCTGGTGGCCGGGTGGCCACAGGCTGACCTTGCTACTAGCTCACCTCCAAGCCAACATCTGCATCCTTGCGTTGGGTGGGGAAAATGGGGGGCCCTCCAGAGCCTGCTTCCTGGAGGGTGGCTCTAGCAGGGATAGGGCTAGGCACCAGGTGGGCAGCACACGTTGGGTGCAGACATCAGGGGCTCATTAGGAAGGGAGGTGGGTGTGTGTGCCCCACCAGCTGAGCACCCTGGCAATCCTGCAGCTCTGCAGTGGACACCCTGCGGGCCGTGCTGCTCCGCAGTGGCAGCGAGGACGTGGCACAGCGCATGGACCTAGAGGGAGGCTGGGAGCTGCTCAGGACCTCGGCGGGGCATGAGGAGGGGGccaccaggttggccaggtgAGCTGAGCGGGCCCAGCCCACTGTGGCTCCAGCACTAGCTGGGCTCCACAATATCTCTGGGGCCCAGGACGTGACCAGGATCAGGTGGGAGCCCCATGTGTGTCAGGCCAGTGGCAGCCTGAGCTCCTGCCTATTTGGTctctgggcaggggtggggagggaccCGTGCAGAGGCCTGGCAAGGCAAGTTGGGAGGCATCTCTGAGACCAAGAACTCCCAGAACCTGGTAGCTGGTGGTGGAGTGGACCAGGGCTGTGCAGGGTGGAAGGTGCCTGGGtagggtgcagcacatcaacagcCCCTGCACCCTCAGCGGCCCCCTTTCCCAGGGCCATGGCTGAGCACGCAGGGCCCCGGCTCCCCCTGGTGCTGAAGGCGCTGGCTTGCACACACAGCAGTGCATATGAGAACCAGAGGGTGACCACCACCGCCTTCCTGGCCGAGGTAGGCCGTTCCAGGGAGGGTTGCTGGGCACCAGGGTGGGGCTTCTGCTCAGGACAGGCCTGGGATGCCCTTTTCTTATCCCTAAAAGGCCCCCTCGACCACAGCCTGCGAGGAGGGGACGTGGATGCTAGCCACCTCCTCCCCCATGCCAGAACTCAGTCCCGCCCAGGGACACCCCCTGTGTCTGGTGAGAGGACGACCCAGGCTTCCTGCAGCCTGTATCCCCAAGTCCTGCTGGGTCCATCTGTAGCTGGACAGGGCTGGTCCCTGGGGCCCCAGGTGCCCTTGGCAATGTCGTCTTGGCCCTTGTGGCCAAAGATGCCAACATCTTGCCCAAGGCCGTGCAGGAGAGCAGGGTGAGCGACAGAGCAGGCCCCAGCCGCACAACAGGGAGGGTTGCCACTGATCTGAGACCCAGGGAGTAGGTCCACCACCTCTGTCTGCCACACCGGCGTGTTCTGGGCCTGGGCTGGTGGGTTGGGCCCTGGGGTCAGCGGGGAGGGGGAAGCCACAGAACCTCTGCCTGCAGCTGCTGAACAGCAACGTGGCCAACGACCTGATGCTCTTGGACTCGCTGCTGGAGAGCCTGGTGGCTCGCCAGAAGGACACATGCACCAGTGTGCGAAGGCTGGTGCTCCGCGGCCTGGCCAACCTGGCCTCCGGCTGCCCTGACAAGGTGGGGTGGCCACCAGTCCCTCTGGGGCCCAGGCAGCGTGGGTGGGGGGCTGTGCATGGAGGTCACCCTGTCTTGTGGGGTGGCAGACGATAACTCTGGGGCCCAGGCTGAGTGTAGGGTGTCCTCAGGTGCGAGCCCACGGCCCCCAGCTCCTCACAGCCATGATTGGCGGGCTGGACGACGGGGACAGCCCTCACAGCCCGGTGGCCCTGGAGGCCATGCTGGGCCTTGCAAGGCTGGTGCACCTGGTGGAGGCCTGGGACCTGCGCTCCGGGCTGCTGCACGTGGCCATCCGCATCCGGCCTTTCTTCGACAGTGtaggcggggcggggaggggtagggaggggaggggacccCAGCCCTTCCTGCCTCTTGCTCTGAGCTTTAGCCCCAGCCCCAcccttctccctgtctctcccacCGCGGCCCGGTGACCGTGGAGAGCACAGACCTGCAGGGGTGCTGCTTTGCTGGGCCTGGCAGTCCCCACCCATCAAGCCCCCACCCGTCAGGGGGTTTCCTGGCCTGTGTCAGGCAAGGACACCCACAGCCTGTGAGGAGCCATATGCTGCATGTCCTTCCCAGGAGAAGATGGAGTTCCGGACAGCATCCATCCGCCTCTTTGGGCACCTTAACCAAGTCTGCCATGGAGACTGTGAGGACGTCTTCCTGGACCAGGTGGTGGGCGGGCTGGCGCCCCTGCTGCTGCACCTGCAGGACCCTCAGGCCGCCGTGGCCAGCGTGAGTAGCCAGGGGGTGGGTGGAATGGGGTGAGTGGCCTCAACTGGACTCGGCCTCAGTGCCGCATCCCTTAGGCCTGCAGGTTTGCCCTGCGCATGTGTGGCCCCAACCTGGCGTGTGAAGACCTCTCAGCCGCTTTCCAGAAACACCTGCAGGAGGGACGGGCCCTGCACTTCGGGGAGTTCCTCAACACCACCTGCAAGCACCTGGTGAGGGGCGGGGTCAGGTGGGGCGGGGCCAGGTATGGGGCGGGGCCAGGCAGCGCTGACCAGGCCTCTCCCCAGATGCACCATTTCCCAGACCTCCTGGGCCGCCTGCTGACCACCTGCCTGTTCTACTTCAAGAGCAGCTGGGAGGACGTCCGAGCTGCTGCACCACTGTTCACTGGTGAGCAGcaccccctgccccgcccccaggCCGCCCAGCAGCCCTGCCTGATGCCCCCACTTCACAGGGTTCCTGGTGCTGCACGCGGAGCCCAGGCAGCAGCCGCAGGTGGACCTGGATCAGCTCATTTCGGGTGAGCACCCCCTCCACGGGGCCCCTCCGCTGGGCCCTGCTGACCCTGTAGGCACCCGCAGGGACTAAGTGATTTTCCTGGATTTCAGGATTTTTTCCCTGTCACTGGTGACCTCATCGTCTCTAGTAATTCACGGAAACTTCTTAACTGTTCCAAAAGAGcttaaaaaacactaaaaaaggaaaaactatctTTCCGTTGGCTCCTGAGCCTCCCAGCAGAGGCTGTCAGGAGAGCGTGGCCCACGCGCAGGCTTGGGCATGCCGAGGTCACAGCCCCCCAGgcagcccctccctctgcccccagcgcTCCAGATCCTGCTGAAGGACCCGGCCCCCGAGGTGCGGACCAGGGCTGCTGAGGCCCTGGGCCGCTTGGTGAAGCTCGCCTGAGGCTCCAGCCAGCACCCCCAGCAAGGAGTACGCACCCAGACCTGTGCCTGAGCTCCAAGACAGGGCCTCCCGAGGACCCCAGCCCGGGCACACAGCTGGAGGGGCCTGGCCCCAGAACAGGCCCTGCCAGGGACCAAACCGCAGCCCCTCAGTGAGGCCAGACAGGGTGTGGGAGTCTGTGTGCCCAATAAACTCATCTGCCCCCAGCGAGTGACTGACAGGATGCAGTGCCGCGGCCTCTTAGAGGATGGGCCAGAGGGTGCCCCGGGCTGGGTGTGTTATCCCCACTGTTTTTGCAAAATTGAGTGAGGGGAAGGCTCGGCGCTGTGGTGGGGGCGGCTTTGTTGGCAACCCCAATTCAAGAAGGTGGGAGCACCAGGCAGCGCAGGGTAAGGCTCTATTGACTCCAGCACAACCGCCCCGGCCTCACGTAGGCGGGACAGCTAGGTGAAGAGGCGGATGGTCCCGTCTGCCCCCGAGGAGAAGACCCACGGCTGGGTGGGGTGGAAGACGACGTCCAGCACTCCCAGGTCTCGTGTCAGTGCGTGTCCCTTCAGCACCTTGACGGGCACCAGCAGGGGGTTCTGCAGAAGGTCACTGTGGGGACGAGGAGGGCTCAGGACATGGACAGACACTACTGCCCTGGGGAGGGGGCCAGGCAGGGTCAGCACTCACTTGTACACCATGCCATGGCAGACAATGACGCTGCCGTCGTCCGAGCCTGATGCGAAGAGTGGGTACCGGGGGTGGAAGGCCACAGCCCGCAGAGCCTTCTTGTGGTGTCTGGGAGAAGGGAACCAGGTTGAAGGCAGGCTCAGGCTCGAGGGAGGGGCTCTGCTGGCCGCCTCCACCCTCAGCTCTcctcacctcagcatcctgtaTGGCTTGGTGGAAAGATCCAGGTCAAACCACACCAGCTTGCTGTCGTAGCTCCCACAGATGACGTTGTCACCTAGGGCCAAAGGCTGTGATGCAGGTGTTCTCACACCTGCAGGGTGCACCGCTCCCCTACTCCTCACCTGCACCCCTCATCCACAGGGCGCACCGCCCCCCCAACCCCTCACCTGCACCCCTCATCTACAGGGTGCACCGCCCCCCCAACCCCTCACCTGCACCCCTCATCTACAGGGCGCACCGCCCCCCAACCCCTTACCTGCCCCCCTCATCTACAGGGCACACCGCCACCCCACTCCTCACCTGCACCCCTCACCTGCAGGGTGCACCGCCCCCCCCCCCTCACCTGCAGGGTGCACTGCCAGGCTGGACACCCACTTGCAGTTGGGCATCAGCTTCTTGGTGAGCTCCTGGCGCAGCAGGTGGTAGAGGCGGACGCTGCGCTGGGATGCCACCAACAAGAAGGGCCGGGCAGGGTGGAAGGCCACTCGCTGCACCTGTCCGTGGCTGCGGCGGAACGGGCTCTGGCTGCGACGACGGCTCAGCTGGTGAATCAGCACCTGGGTGTGGCCTTGGGTGGCCAGCACCACGGCCAGGTAGTCCCCACGCCCATGCCAGGTCACCTGCGTCACTGGCTGCAGAAGGGCAAGGCTGGCTGATTGGCTGAGCCAGgcccctcccactgcagcctcaccccCAGCGCACCCCACGCACCTTGCTGTGGCAGACCCGCAGCCGCAGGCCCACTTGGCGCTCCTCCTCTGAGGCCTCCAGCCAGCGGGCTGGCTGCAAGGGGGGCTCCTCAGGCGGGACGAAGGCGCTCAACAGCTGATCTGTGCTGCCCGCCACCAGCCGGTCCCCCAGAGCTGGGTTCAGCAGCAGCACCGAGTCCTCCCTGTGAGCCAGGCCCAGACAGAGCCCCTAAGCACAGTGCCACCCctggctccccagcctccaggGCCTCCACTTACACAGCCGCAGCCACCAGGCAGACAGCGGGGCTGGGGTTCCAGGCCACACTCTTCACCACGCCCCCCACGGGCACAGTCCTCACACAGCGGGCAGTGGCCACCTCCCAGAACCGCAGGGAACCGTCGTCAGAGCCTGGATGCAGAAGAGGCAGCTCTCAGCACCTGGCCATCCCACCTGCCCCTACAGCTCAAGGCTGCCCCCAGCTTGGACCCACCTGAAACCAGCCACTGGCCCCCAGGAGAGACACTGAGGCACCGGACAAGGTCACTGTGGCCCCTGTAGacctgaggaggaggaggtggcggTGAGGAGCCAGACTCAGAGGGTACAACCCCAGCCCCCTAGTCTCCACTTACCAGGGCCTGGCACGTGGGGAAGGGCTGCAGGTCCCTCGGCCGAGGCAGCTTGGGGATGAGGTCCTCAGGGTCTACATTCACCTGGAGCAGGAGAACGCCAGGTCAGCCTTGCCCCCTGTGCCACCTCCCAGTGTGCCGCCCCCACACACCCTCATCTTGGCAGGAGAACGCCAGGTCAGCTTTGCCCCCTGTGCCGTCCCCCGGTGTGCCGCCCCCACACACCCTCATCTTGCGCTGCCGTGGGCACAGGTACAGGTCAAGGCAGCGCTCGAAGCGTTCCTGGATGAAGCGTCCGTAGGCAGGCACAGCCCGCAGGCTCGGGAACTTGCGTGGCAAAAAGCTCAGCTTCCTCTCACCCGGCTCCTGCTGTTCCCACACCAAGCGCTGTGGAGACCGAGACGGGTGGGGAGGGTCACAGGGGAGCATGGGGACAGGGCCCCAACCCCCCAGGATGCAGGCCCACCTCCTCCTCGCTGAGAAGGTATTCAGGGGGTGGGTTGTACGACTCGGCGTGGCCTGGCAGGGCCAGCTTGGGTGCAGGCACGTGCATCTTGTGGCGCCCCAGCACGGCGTTGGGGTCCTCCTGGGCCCACAGGTCATAGAAGCTGGGGGTGGGGTCTCGGGGCCGGCGAGGCTGGATCCAGCCCATCTTGATGGCGTGCACCATGCGAGAGACCTGCACAGACAGCCGGGTCAGGACAAGCAGCGTGGGGCAGGCAGCCCAGGCCAAGCCCCAGGGGCACGGGGCCCCACCTTCTCCTTCTCCACCAGGGAGGGGATGAAGCTGCGCTTGTCGGCCGGGCGGTTGGTCACCGGGTGGATCATGACGTCCCCGCTGAAGAAGTCGACAGCCGGCTGGGGGAAAAGATGTGGGCGTGTGGGCCAGAGTGGCTGAGGCCCTGCTCGTGCCTCCAGGACCCCCCCCAACAGGGCCACCTGCTGCCACCTACCTCATAGGGGTTGAAGCCCATGTCCCCAAACTGGCCACTCTGCAGCCGCCGCACCAGGGCCACCTGCTCATCTGTCAGCCTCAGGTCCTGCCCTGTCATCGGGTCCTGCACAGTGCGCCTGGAGACCGCCAGTCAGACCCCGCCAGCCCTGCCCCATCCCTCGGGCCCCCCCGGCTGCTGGCCCCGCCCGCCGGCCCTCACCAGTAGTCAGGGTCGTCCATCTTGTCCAGGAACTGGTCCAGCTCATCCCGGGTCCGCAGGGGCTTGTAGATGCGCCTGCCATCCAGGTCGTAGCCCACATGGGGGAAGTTGTCGTACCACTCCAAGGGCACGTTGCCCACCGTGTTCCGGATGTCCTGCGGCCGGGGGTCACCATGTCAGCATCTGACCCTACAAGGCCCAGCCCCTCTTCGGGCCGCCCAGGGGAGCAGGTGAGGAGGTTGCAGGGTGAGTGCAGGCCCAGCCTCAAGTGGCCGGAGGTCACTGGCCCTGACCTACGCCCTTTCCCCAGCCCTGGGGTCTGACGTGGCACGGCGGCCACgctgcccccacccccgccctcgGAGGCGCCGGAGCTGCACCTTCACATTTTCCACTGAAGTGGTGCCAACCCCAGAGCTCCCCCTCACTGGATTCCTTGGCCAGGGCTCTGGGCAGCCACAGACAGGGATGACCTCATCACCCGCGGGCTCCCTCCCCTGGCAGGGGCCTTAGGCAGAAGTGGGCAGCTGTCAGATGAGGACTCAGGGAAGACCCCAACTGACCCACTCCACAGAGAGGCAGAAGCCAAGACCTCTCTGCGGGGGCCCCCCACCATCTGCCCTCGGCCCCTCCACAGGCAGAACAGCCACGCTCCTGGACACACATTCCTGGTTGCAGCCCCTGCCAGCCGCCACCCTCGCTCCTTCCAGCCTGGGGACCGCTGCCCAGGCGGCTGCTTCCTGCAACAGTAGCCACGGGGAGGGGCCCAGGCAAGACAGAGCACAGCTGGGAGCCTGTGGGGTCCCTGCCGCAGGAGGGACCCCTTGGGCCCTGTCCCCTGCTGAGggtccttccttcttctccccaTGGAGAAAAGGGGCCATCCCCAAACTGGATAatgggggtatgtgtgtgtttcctgaGGGGCCTGGCGGCCCTGGAGAGGaacaggggaaggaggagggggcaAGAAGGAGACCCACGGGGTGAGAGGTCCACACAGCACAGGAACAGGGGACCTGGCCAGAGTCTAGCAGGAGGCACAGTCTGTGCCAAGCCTGGAGAGGCAGGTGCAGGACAGACAGGCAGAGACTGAGCTCTAGGCCCCTGAATACTCGCCTGTGCCCGCCCCCTGCACACAGCCTGGCACAAGCAGGCGCTGGCGCacatgggaggcagagacagacagGGTGCGGTCAAGCAGCAGGGCCAGGGCGGCTGGGTTAACTCAGTTGTGCCACGGGAGAAAACGGGGTGGTGGGTCCCGCTgaccttcctcccctctcccggGGAAGGGGGCACTGCAGTCTTGGGGCCCCGAGTAACCACAGCCCAGAAGCAACCTCCCGCTTCCTCCGCATCCCCAGAGACAGAACGATGCCCCAAAGACCCCCCCGCCCCCAACCAAGCGTGGCCACAGAAGGCCAGGGGGTGCGGCGGGCGCTGCTCGAGGAGCCTCCAGGCTGGGAGGGGCGGGGCGTGCGCGGGGGAGGGGCCGGGACGCCGCTATAAAGGCGCGGCTCGGGGCCCCGCTCCAGCCCGGGACGCACATGTGCGCGCGGCGCCCGGCAGCTGCCACCGCGGGGCGCAGCCGAGACCCTGCACCTCGCCCCGGCCGGCCCGCGAGGCCCGCGGTGGCCGCAGGAGGCGGCATGAGCAGCGCGCGACAGAGCTGACGCCGCGCCCCCGCCGGCCCCATGTCCTTCGCCACGCTGCGCCCGGCACCGCCGGGCCGCTACCTGTACCCCGAGGTGAGCCCGCTGTCGGAGGACGAGGACCGCGGCAGCGACAGCTCGGGCTCCGACGAGAAACCCTGTCGCGTGCACGCGGCGCGCTGCGGCCTCCAGGGCGCCCGGCGGAGGGCGGGGGGCCGacgggccgggggcggggggcCGGGGGGCCGGCCAGGCCGTGAGCCCCGGCAGCGGCACACGGCGAACGCGCGCGAGCGGGACCGCACCAACAGCGTGAACACGGCCTTCACGGCGCTTCGCACGCTGATCCCCACCGAGCCCGCCGACCGCAAGCTCTCCAAGATCGAGACGCTACGcctggcctccagctacatctcGCACCTGGGCAACGTGCTGCTGGCAGGCGAGGCCTGCGGCGACGGACAGCCCTGCCACTCCGGGCCCGCCTTCTTCCACGCGGCGCGCGCCGGCAGCCCCCCGCCACCGCCCCCGCCGCCTCCCGCCCGCGACGGCGAGAACACCCAGCCCAAACAGATCTGCACCTTCTGCCTCAGCAACCAGAGAAAGTTGGTGAGCACGGGCCGTGGGGCGCCGAGGGGGCCTCCAACGCGCCCCTCAGCCCACACCTGCCAGGCAGAGGCGGCGAGGCCACGCGGGCAGGGCTCCCCAACAGGGCACAGGCAGGCACACCTGTAACACAGGTCTGCCGGGGGCTGGGGCCTTCTCTTGGGGCTCCTCTCCAGGGCAGCCCTAGGACACCCGGCTCCCAGTGGGGTGTGGAGTCACCCCCAGGGAGATGCATGAGGGTAACAGCTAGGGATGCCCACAGGGGCCCACCCAGGGCGGGGAGGCTGGGGAGCTGGACCAGAAGCTTCCCTTTTCAGCAAGCTGAAGGGTGGAGTGAAAAGAGCTGAGTTCAGAAAGAGGCTGCAAGGCAAGAGAGGAAGGACCCCGGGGTCTCAGGCCCTGCGGCCCACCACTGGCCAAAGCCACCTTGGGCACCTGCTGTCCGTCCCCTACCTAGGCTGCACACCAAGACACCAGGTCCTGTAGGGCTGCCCGAGATGTGGGCCATGGGACACGAAGGCAGAGGCTGGCAGGAGGCGTGGGGGCTGGGGATGAGGGCCCTGCAGGAGCCGCTGGCCAGCTGTGATTTACAGCTCCTGCTGTGCTTGGTGGCACCGGAAAAGCAGGGTGAGCAGGGAGAAAATACGGCACGGCTTTTCCCAATCCCCATTTCCTCTCCAGACAGCACGCGCGAGCTCCTGGGGCCTGAACATCTGGGaaatttaattttacaatttCGGCTGTGCAGCAGTATGCTCCCCTCCCCAAAACGCTTGAGGGAAGCTGGGGAGAGCCGGGAAGGAGGTGCCTTGGTGCTGGCCACCTGAGATGGCACCCAGCAGGGAGGCCGGAGAGGCGCAGATTGGCGCTGGACTCTGCTGGGGCCTGacactcctccctcccctctgcagAGCAAGGACCGCGACAGAAAGACAGCGATTCGCAGTTAGGAGGTGTCCGGCAGCAGCCAGGAGGCAGACGCTGCTGGGGGAGGTGAACACCCGGGGTGACCGCAGACAGCCCCCACCTTGGACCTGAGCTGGGCAAGGCCCGCCACAAGCATGCCCCAGGCTAGCCCTAGCTGCAAGCGGGGCCGAGGGACAGATGGACGTACAGACAGGCGCCGGCAGCGGGACTCTGCGCTGGCCCCAGCACCTGCCCGGGCCCACTGGAACTTTCTGCGCTGGCTTTTCTTCCGGCCACTGTGTGTTGGCGTCTTGTGTTTTTGATATGATAATATAAAGTCTGAAaattttgtataattaaaaacaaaacagtatcttCCAAGTATGGAGGCCAACTGTCCTCATGAGAGGTTCAGAATTCACCCCCAGCCTGAGCCTCCATTCCCACCCTTGGTGGTCCCATCCTCCTTGGGCCAAGTACCCCAGCTCCCTGGGAAGCCCCCACTTTACAGGCTCAGGGCCACCCCTCCCTGGGCTGAGGCGGTGAGGACAGGCTTAGCTCACCCACAGAGCCTCCTATTGGGAAGCTGCAGGGTGGGGATGAGAGAGCCACGCAGGGAGAGAGGGTGGGGGAGGAGCTGCATGGCAGAAgatggggagggtgaggcacaaggCAGATACGCCATAAGGCAGGGACAGGGAGGCAGCAGCAGGGCAGGGGTACCCCACTCTCGGGCCTGCCAGGCACCCAGGGGCCCTGAGGGTGAGGAGGGTGCTGCATCTGGCCTCGGAGCTCCAAGGAGTGGTCACAAGGAGTGAAGCAAGCTGTGCTGCCCGGCAGAGGGGGTGGGCTCCCAGCCCCAGCAAGGGCAGTGGGCGCTGTGCCTCCACGAGTCTTGACTGGAGAGAGGGGCGTCTCCTCATGCACCAGGGCCATTTGGCCCCTGGAAGCTCTGCCCACACGGGAAGGAGGACCCCTGGCCATCCTCCTCCCACCACCACGTCCCACCCAGCCCCCTGAAGACCCCACCCACCACAGGAGGTGGGTTGAGCCCCCACAGCTCTGCGCACAGCTGGCCGGCCATTAAAACCCTGCAGGTGACAATTACCGTTCAGTGGTGTGAGCTCAGTGGgcacagagagaagaaaggcaGGCGGTGCTGTGTGGACCACGTCCCCCCAACCCTGCCAGGCCACAGCCTAACTTCCGGCTGGGTGGACAATGGCTGACGGTGCCAGGTGCGGGCGTCAGGGCGGCAGCTGGCCACAGTTCCCTCCCTAGCACAGGCACGGACGCACCCCCGCCGGAGCAGACCAGGTGCTGTGGCCCACGTGGGCATCAGTGCAGGGCTGGCCCAGGACTGCCCCTCCTCTGCAAAGACAGGCTCCAGGGAACGGCAGAGCAGGAAGCAGTGGTGTAATTTTGGAGGAAATTCTCAAAGCCAGAGCCATTAAGGGCTAGAGGGGGGCTGCGTCCAATCTGATAGAAATATAACAGGATAAAAAGTCGCAACGGCAGGTTTCGTTCAGAGAGAAACCCAACCCCAAATTTCCTCTCCCTAATCCTGCAGGAGCCCACAGCTggccagagggagggaggagaggacaaGCTCAGTCACTGCAGAGGCCCCCACCCGCCGGGGAGCCAGGGCCCGGGGGACATGGGGATGCAGCGAGGGGCTGAGGCAGCCCCTTCCCTTCTCGGGAGCTTTCCTCACACCCCCGCCCCGCCACCCTCCCAGGCACCAAGGCGCTGGTGAGTGAGGAGCAGGGTGGACCCAGGAGCATGGCCAAGACCGGCACTCCGCATAGCACCCTAAGGCCCGTGGCGCCCACATCAGCCCTCCCTCCACTGGGCACTGGGTGTACATCTGTAGGGAGGGTCCATGGCCCACCTGCTCCTCACCTCCAGGCCTCCCATTTCCAGACCTGGGCCTGGTGGGGGTTGCAAAACTCTACATCAACCCCCTACCTCAGTGGCCGGTCAGTGTTGGGGACAAATCTGATGGAAGATACTGAAAGTCCCCAGGGCGGGGACACCAGGGGCTGCTGGCCTGAGCAGGCAGGTGCGGGGCCTCGGCGGCCGGCACCAAGGACAGGGCAGAGCCAGCTGGGAGCGGGAATGCAGGAGGCCAGACGTGAGCAGGTGGGAAGGTGTGGGCCTGGGTAGGGAGGTCTGGGCAGGGTCAAGAGGGAGTGCTGGGGAAAGGACGTCAGAGCCCCCGTGGACTGGGGT of Macaca fascicularis isolate 582-1 chromosome 8, T2T-MFA8v1.1 contains these proteins:
- the BOP1 gene encoding ribosome biogenesis protein BOP1; amino-acid sequence: MAGSRGTGRTAAPSVRPEKRRSEPELEPEPEPEPPLLCTSPLSHSTGSDSGVSDSEESVFSGLEDSGSDSSEDDDEGNEEGEDGALSDEGHSGMEKTTEEQVQDGSPGPRTEVASARIGDEYAEDSSDEEDIRNTVGNVPLEWYDNFPHVGYDLDGRRIYKPLRTRDELDQFLDKMDDPDYWRTVQDPMTGQDLRLTDEQVALVRRLQSGQFGDMGFNPYEPAVDFFSGDVMIHPVTNRPADKRSFIPSLVEKEKVSRMVHAIKMGWIQPRRPRDPTPSFYDLWAQEDPNAVLGRHKMHVPAPKLALPGHAESYNPPPEYLLSEEERLVWEQQEPGERKLSFLPRKFPSLRAVPAYGRFIQERFERCLDLYLCPRQRKMRVNVDPEDLIPKLPRPRDLQPFPTCQALVYRGHSDLVRCLSVSPGGQWLVSGSDDGSLRFWEVATARCVRTVPVGGVVKSVAWNPSPAVCLVAAAVEDSVLLLNPALGDRLVAGSTDQLLSAFVPPEEPPLQPARWLEASEEERQVGLRLRVCHSKPVTQVTWHGRGDYLAVVLATQGHTQVLIHQLSRRRSQSPFRRSHGQVQRVAFHPARPFLLVASQRSVRLYHLLRQELTKKLMPNCKWVSSLAVHPAGDNVICGSYDSKLVWFDLDLSTKPYRMLRHHKKALRAVAFHPRYPLFASGSDDGSVIVCHGMVYNDLLQNPLLVPVKVLKGHALTRDLGVLDVVFHPTQPWVFSSGADGTIRLFT
- the SCX gene encoding basic helix-loop-helix transcription factor scleraxis, producing MSFATLRPAPPGRYLYPEVSPLSEDEDRGSDSSGSDEKPCRVHAARCGLQGARRRAGGRRAGGGGPGGRPGREPRQRHTANARERDRTNSVNTAFTALRTLIPTEPADRKLSKIETLRLASSYISHLGNVLLAGEACGDGQPCHSGPAFFHAARAGSPPPPPPPPPARDGENTQPKQICTFCLSNQRKLSKDRDRKTAIRS